Proteins encoded in a region of the Desulfovibrio sp. TomC genome:
- a CDS encoding 2-oxoacid:acceptor oxidoreductase family protein: protein MSLYQDVIIAGFGGQGVMLIGNLLAYAGMEHGLNVTYIPVYGPEMRGGTANCTVVISDDAIGSPIIRSPKSLIIMNRPSLDKFQPQLIDGGVLIVNSSLIDPALADAARVRLVPVACNEIADSLGNTRMANMVALGAYVEATGVLPLSAVEDSLGHVIAKHYSHLIPKNAEALRAGAAAVGKA from the coding sequence GTGAGCCTCTACCAGGACGTGATCATCGCCGGATTCGGCGGCCAGGGCGTCATGCTCATCGGCAACTTGCTGGCCTACGCCGGCATGGAACATGGGTTAAACGTCACCTACATCCCGGTCTACGGGCCGGAAATGCGCGGCGGCACCGCCAACTGCACCGTCGTCATCTCCGACGACGCCATTGGTTCGCCCATTATCCGCAGCCCCAAAAGCCTCATTATCATGAACCGCCCGTCGCTGGACAAGTTCCAGCCCCAGCTCATCGACGGCGGCGTGCTCATCGTCAACTCGTCCCTGATCGACCCGGCCCTGGCCGACGCCGCCCGCGTGCGTCTCGTGCCCGTGGCCTGCAATGAAATCGCCGACTCCCTCGGCAATACCCGCATGGCCAACATGGTGGCCCTTGGCGCCTACGTCGAGGCCACCGGCGTGCTGCCGCTGTCCGCCGTCGAAGACAGCCTCGGCCACGTCATCGCCAAGCACTACAGCCACCTCATCCCCAAAAATGCCGAAGCCCTGCGCGCCGGCGCTGCAGCAGTGGGTAAGGCGTAG
- a CDS encoding thiamine pyrophosphate-dependent enzyme, whose protein sequence is MQEQLVFDRPDVLADVPTHYCPGCQHGVIHRIVAECLEEFGLVEKTIAVSAIGCSVFIYNYVLVDTVEAPHGRAPAVATGVKRARKDAFVFAYQGDGDLASIGLAEIMHAANRGERISVIFVNNTVYGMTGGQMAPTTMIGQKTTTCPGGRCLEREGGPMHMAEIIATLGGVAYCARTAVNNMKNMAQTKRAIRRAFETQLNDEGFGFVEILATCPTNWKLSPVASNERIGKEMIPEFPLGVFKDAAKEE, encoded by the coding sequence ATGCAGGAACAACTTGTATTCGACCGCCCGGACGTCCTGGCCGACGTGCCCACCCACTACTGTCCCGGCTGCCAGCACGGCGTGATCCACCGCATCGTGGCCGAGTGCCTGGAAGAGTTCGGACTGGTGGAGAAAACCATTGCGGTCAGCGCCATCGGCTGCTCGGTCTTTATCTACAACTACGTCCTCGTCGACACCGTCGAGGCCCCGCACGGCCGCGCCCCGGCCGTGGCCACCGGCGTCAAACGCGCCCGCAAGGACGCCTTTGTCTTCGCCTACCAGGGCGACGGCGACCTGGCCTCCATCGGCCTGGCCGAGATCATGCACGCCGCCAACCGGGGCGAACGCATCTCGGTCATCTTCGTCAACAACACCGTCTACGGCATGACCGGCGGCCAGATGGCCCCGACCACCATGATCGGCCAGAAGACCACCACCTGCCCCGGCGGGCGCTGCCTGGAACGCGAAGGCGGCCCCATGCACATGGCCGAAATCATCGCCACCTTGGGCGGCGTGGCCTACTGCGCCCGCACCGCCGTCAACAACATGAAGAATATGGCCCAGACCAAACGGGCCATCCGCCGGGCTTTTGAGACCCAGTTGAACGACGAGGGCTTCGGCTTCGTCGAGATCCTGGCCACCTGCCCCACCAACTGGAAGCTCTCGCCCGTGGCGTCCAACGAACGCATCGGCAAGGAAATGATCCCCGAATTCCCGCTCGGCGTCTTCAAGGACGCAGCCAAGGAGGAATAG
- a CDS encoding 3-methyl-2-oxobutanoate dehydrogenase subunit VorB, translated as MSAKRIFIKGNEAIAQGALDAGCRCYFGYPITPQNDIPEKLSSAMPAIGGEFVQAESEVASANMLLGAAACGVRAMTTSSSPGVSLMQEAISYMAGSELPGVIVNMNRGGPGLGDIGSSQGDYYQSVKGGGHGDYRTLVLAPASCQECYDLTFEAFDLAFKYRNPVLILGDAIVGQMKEPVAPRAPLPIDPEAGADWKLTGRGQRAPRILKSLFLDDGALAGQNLHLQQKYQSMQAEVRYEAFETADAELIVVAFGSIGRIAKSTVRTLRAKGLKVGLFRPITLFPFPEAELRALAGQGKRFLTIEHNLGQMVDDVRLAVRGIADSDFFGFLPGNMPTPEDFDAPIRAAVKGA; from the coding sequence ATCACCCCCCAAAACGACATCCCGGAAAAGCTGTCCTCGGCCATGCCGGCCATTGGCGGCGAATTTGTCCAGGCCGAATCCGAAGTGGCCTCGGCCAACATGCTGCTTGGCGCGGCCGCCTGCGGCGTGCGGGCCATGACCACCTCGTCAAGCCCGGGCGTGTCGCTCATGCAGGAGGCCATCTCCTACATGGCCGGTTCCGAACTGCCCGGCGTCATCGTCAACATGAACCGGGGCGGCCCCGGCCTTGGCGATATCGGTTCTTCCCAGGGCGACTACTACCAGTCCGTCAAGGGCGGCGGCCATGGCGACTACCGCACCCTGGTCCTGGCCCCGGCCAGCTGCCAGGAATGCTACGACCTGACCTTCGAGGCCTTTGATCTGGCCTTTAAATACCGCAATCCCGTGCTCATCCTCGGCGACGCCATCGTCGGCCAGATGAAGGAGCCGGTGGCCCCGCGCGCCCCGCTCCCCATCGACCCCGAAGCCGGGGCCGACTGGAAGCTGACCGGACGCGGACAGCGCGCCCCGCGCATCCTCAAGTCGCTTTTCCTCGACGACGGAGCCCTGGCCGGCCAGAACCTGCATTTGCAGCAGAAGTACCAGTCCATGCAGGCCGAAGTGCGCTACGAGGCCTTCGAGACTGCCGACGCCGAACTGATCGTGGTGGCCTTCGGCTCCATCGGCCGCATCGCCAAGTCCACGGTGCGCACCCTTCGGGCCAAGGGGCTTAAGGTCGGGCTGTTCCGGCCCATCACGCTGTTCCCCTTCCCCGAGGCCGAGCTGCGCGCCCTGGCCGGACAGGGCAAGCGGTTTCTCACCATCGAGCACAACCTCGGCCAGATGGTCGACGACGTGCGTCTGGCCGTGCGCGGCATCGCCGATTCGGACTTCTTCGGCTTCCTCCCCGGAAACATGCCGACGCCCGAAGACTTCGACGCGCCCATCCGCGCCGCTGTGAAGGGGGCTTAA